The Micromonospora sp. NBC_00421 genome contains a region encoding:
- a CDS encoding glycine cleavage system protein R codes for MSELAITVIGRDRPGIVADVAEVLARLGANLTDSTMTRLRGHFAMTLVCVGPTAGEVEAAMAPLAADGQLLATVRAVTPDGTSASAGEPYVLAVHGADRMGIVAAMTRVIAEAGGNVTDLSTRLAGSLYVVVAEVDLPAGSADDLTGRLSEVAADLGVGFSLRPADPELL; via the coding sequence ATGAGCGAGCTCGCGATCACCGTCATCGGCCGGGACCGGCCCGGCATCGTGGCCGACGTCGCCGAGGTGCTCGCCCGGCTCGGGGCGAACCTCACCGACTCCACCATGACCCGGCTGCGCGGTCACTTCGCCATGACGTTGGTCTGTGTCGGCCCGACCGCCGGTGAGGTCGAGGCGGCCATGGCCCCGCTGGCCGCCGACGGCCAACTGCTGGCCACCGTACGCGCGGTCACCCCGGACGGTACGTCGGCGTCGGCGGGTGAGCCGTACGTGCTGGCGGTGCACGGCGCGGACCGGATGGGCATCGTGGCGGCGATGACCCGGGTGATCGCCGAGGCCGGCGGCAACGTGACGGACCTGAGCACCCGGCTGGCCGGTTCGCTCTACGTGGTGGTGGCCGAGGTTGACCTGCCTGCGGGCAGCGCCGACGACCTGACCGGCCGGCTCTCCGAGGTCGCCGCCGACCTGGGTGTCGGGTTCTCCCTGCGCCCCGCCGACCCGGAACTCCTGTGA
- a CDS encoding A/G-specific adenine glycosylase: MTEPTFTTLVSRWYEKNARDLPWRVPGIGAWPILVSEVMLQQTPVVRVLPAWHAWLGRWPDPAALAADTPAEAIRMWGRLGYPRRAVRLRDCAVAIVERHGGRVPDQLDQLLALPGIGTYTARAVAAFAYGQRHPVVDTNVRRVVSRAVAGDPDAGPATTPADLVACEELLPVEPAAAALASAAFMELGAIVCTARSPRCPACPVESVCAWRATGQVAPAGPTRRPQRYAGTDRQVRGLLLGVLRDATGPVPHQRLDQVWHDDVQRARALAGLVKDGLVEPVGEENFRLIGDGPAAQPLPG; the protein is encoded by the coding sequence ATGACTGAACCCACCTTCACCACCCTGGTCAGCCGGTGGTACGAAAAGAACGCCCGCGACCTGCCCTGGCGGGTGCCCGGTATCGGGGCCTGGCCGATCCTGGTCAGCGAGGTCATGCTCCAGCAGACCCCGGTGGTACGCGTACTCCCCGCCTGGCACGCCTGGCTCGGGCGGTGGCCCGATCCCGCCGCCCTCGCCGCCGACACTCCGGCCGAGGCGATCCGGATGTGGGGCCGGCTCGGCTACCCCCGTCGGGCGGTACGGCTGCGCGACTGCGCGGTGGCGATCGTGGAACGGCACGGCGGTCGGGTACCCGACCAACTGGACCAGTTGCTGGCGTTGCCCGGCATCGGGACGTACACGGCCAGGGCGGTCGCCGCGTTCGCGTACGGTCAGCGGCACCCGGTGGTCGACACGAACGTCCGGCGGGTCGTCTCCCGGGCCGTTGCCGGCGACCCGGACGCCGGCCCGGCCACCACCCCGGCCGACCTGGTCGCCTGCGAGGAGTTGCTACCGGTCGAGCCGGCGGCTGCGGCGCTTGCCAGTGCCGCCTTCATGGAACTCGGCGCGATCGTCTGCACCGCCCGCTCGCCGCGCTGTCCGGCCTGCCCGGTCGAGTCGGTCTGTGCCTGGCGGGCCACCGGCCAGGTGGCGCCCGCCGGCCCGACCCGCCGACCCCAGCGGTACGCCGGTACCGACCGTCAGGTGCGGGGACTGCTGCTCGGAGTGCTCCGGGACGCCACCGGCCCGGTGCCGCACCAGCGGCTCGACCAGGTGTGGCACGACGACGTGCAGCGGGCCCGGGCCCTGGCCGGGCTGGTGAAGGACGGCCTGGTGGAGCCGGTCGGTGAGGAGAATTTCCGGCTCATCGGCGACGGCCCCGCCGCCCAACCCCTCCCCGGCTGA
- a CDS encoding peptide deformylase, with amino-acid sequence MSGEPYAGLGGWTPAALGVPGEVRRVVCAPESVLSRPGPEVDPTAEETVRLAADLVATMRVSPGCVGLAAPQIGVGAQVFAVDVTGHPKAVTVHGTFVLCNARVVEASRWKPGREGCMSVPDLTGDVKRASRLVVEGVLPGSGAPVRLVTDGFEARALQHEIDHCAGLLFLDRVAGAHAVYQRKVYL; translated from the coding sequence GTGAGCGGGGAGCCGTACGCCGGGCTCGGCGGCTGGACCCCGGCGGCGCTGGGCGTACCGGGGGAGGTGCGCCGGGTGGTCTGTGCCCCCGAATCGGTGCTGAGCCGGCCGGGGCCGGAGGTGGACCCGACCGCCGAGGAGACCGTCCGGCTCGCTGCGGACCTGGTGGCCACCATGCGGGTCTCACCCGGCTGCGTGGGTCTGGCGGCGCCGCAGATCGGGGTGGGCGCGCAGGTGTTCGCGGTGGACGTGACCGGCCATCCCAAGGCGGTGACGGTGCATGGCACCTTCGTGCTCTGCAACGCCCGGGTGGTGGAGGCGAGCCGGTGGAAGCCGGGCCGGGAGGGCTGCATGTCGGTGCCCGACCTGACCGGTGACGTGAAGCGGGCCAGCCGGTTGGTGGTCGAGGGGGTGCTGCCCGGCAGTGGTGCGCCGGTCCGGCTGGTCACCGACGGCTTCGAGGCCCGCGCACTGCAACACGAGATCGACCACTGCGCCGGCCTGCTCTTCCTCGATCGGGTGGCCGGTGCGCACGCGGTCTACCAGCGCAAGGTGTACCTGTGA